One window of Terriglobales bacterium genomic DNA carries:
- a CDS encoding efflux RND transporter periplasmic adaptor subunit yields MPDTQTLDLPVGGGPRPSVVTSTYGDPERKKSSKTKKIIIAIAVAVVLVALIAVSVRSSQSNVTTVTTAKVVREDISSVVTGSGEIKAKTYVNIGAQGFGKIVKLYVKEGETVRRGQKLAQLENVQSSADVNAQQAGIETAQKDLDSANAAIDTSIAELARDKADLEQKTLDYNRAKDLYQSQLISKSDFDARKAAYDVAAATLTAAQAKVSQMNAQRASSVGRVSQANATLRKLTDVLGKTEYVAPFDGIVTNLPVREGETVVVGIQNSPGSTLMTLADMSVVTAEVRVDETDIVNVKLGESVDVTIDALPDKVFKGRVTEIGDQALVRSSGVATSQTTAGTQEAKDFKVVVTLDSPPENLRPGFSTTAKITTASKSNVIAIPIQALTVRTQGDLDAQRTAAAGKKGSGANAKASQTGTSDPKSKKEVQGIFVVDKTTKKVDFKPVETGIQGSTDMEITGGLNEGQEIVTGSYKVLRTLKVGAKVKVDNSIAKKDDNS; encoded by the coding sequence ATGCCAGACACGCAAACACTTGATCTGCCGGTTGGTGGCGGCCCCAGACCTTCTGTTGTCACCAGCACTTACGGCGACCCGGAGCGCAAGAAGAGCAGCAAAACCAAGAAGATCATCATCGCGATTGCAGTGGCTGTCGTCTTGGTGGCGCTGATTGCAGTCAGCGTCCGGAGTAGCCAAAGCAATGTCACCACCGTGACGACCGCAAAAGTCGTCCGCGAGGACATCTCGAGCGTGGTGACAGGTTCTGGGGAGATCAAGGCCAAGACCTACGTCAACATAGGAGCCCAGGGTTTCGGCAAGATCGTGAAGCTGTACGTAAAGGAAGGCGAGACCGTAAGGCGAGGTCAAAAGCTCGCGCAACTCGAGAATGTCCAGAGCTCGGCGGATGTGAATGCGCAACAAGCGGGCATCGAAACCGCTCAGAAAGACCTCGACTCGGCTAATGCCGCCATCGACACTTCAATCGCCGAACTTGCCCGCGACAAGGCAGACCTGGAACAGAAGACTCTCGACTACAACCGCGCGAAAGACCTTTATCAAAGCCAGCTCATCTCGAAGTCGGACTTCGACGCCAGAAAGGCTGCTTACGACGTTGCCGCGGCGACACTGACTGCAGCGCAAGCCAAGGTTTCGCAGATGAACGCGCAAAGAGCCTCCAGCGTTGGGCGCGTGAGCCAGGCGAATGCAACTCTGCGCAAACTGACCGACGTCTTAGGCAAGACCGAATACGTCGCGCCCTTCGACGGCATCGTTACGAACCTTCCGGTGCGCGAAGGCGAAACCGTGGTTGTCGGAATCCAGAATTCGCCAGGCAGCACTCTCATGACGCTGGCCGACATGTCGGTAGTAACAGCGGAGGTTCGCGTTGACGAAACCGATATCGTGAATGTGAAACTCGGCGAAAGCGTGGATGTAACTATTGACGCGCTTCCCGATAAGGTGTTCAAAGGCCGCGTAACCGAAATCGGCGATCAGGCCCTGGTGCGCTCCTCCGGAGTCGCTACTTCGCAGACTACAGCGGGAACTCAGGAAGCGAAGGACTTCAAAGTAGTGGTCACGCTCGATAGCCCTCCGGAAAACCTGCGACCTGGATTTTCGACCACGGCGAAGATCACCACGGCCAGCAAGAGTAACGTGATCGCAATTCCAATTCAGGCCTTGACAGTACGAACTCAAGGCGACCTGGATGCACAACGTACGGCCGCTGCGGGGAAAAAAGGCTCTGGCGCAAACGCTAAAGCGTCTCAAACTGGCACAAGCGATCCTAAAAGCAAGAAGGAAGTTCAAGGTATTTTCGTAGTCGATAAGACCACCAAAAAGGTCGATTTCAAGCCGGTTGAGACCGGAATTCAAGGCTCGACCGATATGGAAATCACCGGCGGGCTGAACGAGGGTCAGGAGATTGTTACGGGAAGCTATAAAGTCCTGCGCACTCTGAAGGTCGGCGCCAAGGTAAAAGTAGATAACAGCATCGCGAAAAAGGACGACAACTCCTAG
- a CDS encoding GWxTD domain-containing protein, whose amino-acid sequence MDSPFIRKSSGLILFFLLLVLSGSLVAQTASADVSSTTPTDQSAATTKATEKDQSSPDVDKRNRQLTDKQKKEQQKRFNQEVQKVYKKWLDEDVRYIISDEEKSAFKQLSNDEERDNFIEAFWARRDPTPDTVENEFKEEHYQRIAYANEHFPAGIPGWKTDRGRMYIMYGKPDEIESHPSGGTYNRPQEEGGGETSTYPFETWRYRYLEGIGQEIIIEFVDTCMCGDYHMTIDRSEKDALKNVPGAGLTQYEQMGLANKADRFTNSGLEQLGAGPFNQDLQSKQFDRLETFAKLNRPPAIKFKDLDEVVTSKVRYNLLPFDVRADFVRVTSDTVLVPVTLQIRKKNVTYVNKDGVERGTLNIYGRVTTLTGRIAQTFEDTVQDDQPVELLPKILENSSIYWKALPLRPGRYRFDIVVKDVNGDRMGTWSRGITVPDMSDDKGLTNSTLILADVMEKVPSKSVGAGNFVIGTTKVRPRLDGADGTPAKFNRNQKLNFWMQVYNLGVSDQSKKSSAQIEYDIVNSATKKAVVHTVETTDQLGNSGEQITLEKSMSLASLEPGMYELTIKVNDNISKQSIAPTAKFLVQ is encoded by the coding sequence ATGGATTCGCCATTTATCCGCAAATCTTCGGGCCTTATTCTTTTTTTTCTACTGTTAGTTTTGTCGGGTTCGCTGGTAGCACAAACCGCTTCTGCGGATGTCTCCAGCACTACCCCGACAGATCAGTCGGCAGCAACGACTAAAGCAACTGAGAAAGATCAGAGTTCTCCGGACGTTGACAAGCGCAACCGGCAGTTGACCGACAAGCAAAAGAAAGAGCAGCAAAAGCGCTTCAACCAGGAAGTCCAGAAGGTTTATAAGAAGTGGCTCGACGAAGACGTGCGCTACATCATCAGTGACGAAGAGAAGTCTGCCTTCAAGCAACTGTCGAATGATGAAGAACGCGACAACTTCATTGAAGCGTTCTGGGCACGTCGCGATCCAACTCCTGACACGGTCGAGAATGAATTCAAAGAAGAGCACTACCAGCGCATCGCCTACGCCAACGAGCATTTTCCTGCCGGTATTCCCGGCTGGAAGACCGACCGCGGGCGCATGTACATCATGTATGGCAAGCCCGACGAGATCGAGTCGCATCCCAGCGGCGGCACTTACAACCGTCCCCAGGAAGAGGGCGGGGGCGAGACTTCGACATATCCATTTGAAACCTGGCGTTATCGCTATCTAGAGGGGATCGGGCAGGAAATCATTATCGAGTTCGTAGATACCTGCATGTGCGGCGACTATCACATGACAATCGACCGCTCCGAAAAGGACGCGCTGAAGAACGTTCCCGGCGCGGGTCTGACGCAATACGAGCAGATGGGACTTGCGAACAAAGCCGACCGATTTACCAACAGCGGCCTTGAGCAACTGGGAGCCGGCCCGTTCAATCAGGATCTCCAAAGCAAGCAGTTCGACCGCCTGGAGACGTTCGCCAAGTTGAATCGTCCCCCGGCGATTAAGTTTAAGGATCTGGACGAAGTTGTTACCAGTAAGGTCCGCTACAACCTTCTTCCCTTCGACGTTCGTGCTGATTTCGTGCGTGTAACCAGCGATACCGTTTTGGTACCAGTTACTCTTCAAATCCGGAAGAAGAATGTTACCTACGTCAACAAGGATGGCGTGGAGCGCGGAACGCTGAATATCTACGGTCGCGTCACCACTCTCACTGGGCGCATCGCTCAGACATTCGAAGATACGGTGCAGGACGATCAGCCAGTGGAGCTGCTGCCAAAGATTCTCGAGAACTCTTCTATCTACTGGAAGGCTCTGCCGCTGCGTCCGGGCCGCTATCGTTTCGACATCGTTGTAAAGGACGTAAATGGCGACCGCATGGGAACGTGGTCGCGCGGAATCACGGTTCCCGACATGAGCGACGACAAGGGATTAACCAACTCGACGCTTATCCTTGCTGACGTGATGGAGAAAGTTCCGTCCAAGTCCGTAGGAGCCGGGAACTTCGTAATCGGCACTACCAAGGTTCGGCCTCGGCTCGACGGCGCCGATGGCACTCCAGCTAAATTCAATCGCAACCAGAAGCTTAACTTCTGGATGCAGGTCTACAACCTTGGGGTCAGCGATCAGAGTAAGAAGTCTTCAGCGCAAATTGAATACGACATCGTGAACTCAGCCACGAAAAAGGCTGTTGTGCACACAGTGGAAACGACCGATCAACTCGGCAATTCCGGCGAACAGATTACGCTTGAGAAGAGCATGTCACTGGCGAGTCTCGAACCCGGCATGTACGAGTTGACGATCAAGGTGAACGACAATATCTCCAAGCAGTCGATCGCTCCAACGGCGAAGTTCCTGGTGCAGTAA
- a CDS encoding TonB-dependent receptor, translated as MANRLKWLVVLLGAALPVCAATSGSIAGMVKSADGTPQMGALVEVFAAGTLQPFVAFTSQAGSFQIPSLTPGSYRLKVTAASFLPSLVENVVIRSGGRAVINVTLNTLAEAIRFLPPRQASEQDQDDWKWILRSAANRPILRFDNDQGLIISTSAVGENRDSHSVKGKVAFVAGAQADGFGSAPDYGTSFDVRQALFSADTLSFDGRVGNGNGQPAGVIRTAYKHQFANGETPTVAVTLRRTAPQGSAATNALSSIAFTFSNTTNVGGLIDLSYGSEVQGVQFIRHISGVRPFATAGVHLGKDMVVEYRYATAEPTSAFDRALDNGGDDESVPMPRMSVVNYAPALERARHQEIAISRKRGNTKFQAAVFFDRISNLALTGSGDVSSIASDVIPDVSSDTFTFNGGNLETRGVRLVAEHTFSRELTALLDYAYGGAVSAPDWNSTGSWTDLREALRVEDAHSVTAKLNGLIPESGTRWAASYKFTSSNAVTPVDVFNASPGHADPFFSVVIRQPIPGGSFIPGHIEAVLNVRNLLAQGYRPFLSPDGRTLYLVQAARAVRGGLAFTF; from the coding sequence ATGGCAAACCGGCTCAAGTGGTTGGTTGTGCTGTTAGGCGCAGCGCTCCCAGTATGCGCTGCGACCTCGGGCTCTATTGCAGGCATGGTGAAGAGCGCCGACGGGACTCCGCAAATGGGGGCCTTGGTCGAGGTCTTCGCTGCCGGGACGTTGCAACCTTTTGTCGCCTTCACGAGCCAGGCAGGTTCGTTCCAAATCCCGAGCCTTACCCCGGGAAGTTACCGCCTTAAAGTTACAGCAGCCTCGTTTCTACCCTCACTCGTTGAAAATGTCGTGATTCGTTCGGGAGGAAGAGCCGTCATTAACGTGACGCTCAATACCTTGGCAGAGGCAATTCGCTTCCTGCCTCCTCGCCAGGCTTCTGAACAGGATCAGGATGACTGGAAGTGGATTCTCCGGTCGGCGGCCAATCGGCCCATTCTTCGCTTCGATAATGATCAGGGACTTATCATCTCTACCTCCGCGGTCGGTGAAAATCGCGACAGCCATAGCGTGAAAGGCAAAGTCGCATTCGTGGCGGGAGCCCAGGCTGACGGATTCGGCAGCGCTCCAGATTACGGAACGAGTTTTGATGTGCGGCAAGCGTTGTTCTCGGCAGACACTTTGTCCTTCGACGGCCGGGTAGGCAACGGAAATGGTCAGCCGGCTGGGGTGATCCGCACTGCCTACAAACACCAGTTTGCAAACGGCGAGACTCCGACCGTTGCAGTAACGCTGCGACGCACAGCCCCGCAGGGTAGTGCAGCTACCAACGCGCTCAGTTCTATCGCTTTCACTTTCTCGAATACGACGAACGTTGGCGGTCTGATTGATCTGAGCTATGGCAGTGAAGTGCAGGGTGTTCAGTTCATCCGCCACATCAGTGGAGTGCGCCCATTTGCTACCGCCGGAGTTCATCTGGGCAAGGACATGGTCGTGGAATACCGCTATGCCACTGCGGAGCCGACGAGCGCTTTCGACCGCGCACTCGATAACGGCGGCGATGACGAATCTGTACCCATGCCCCGGATGTCGGTCGTGAACTATGCGCCTGCTCTCGAACGTGCTCGTCACCAGGAGATAGCAATCTCACGCAAGCGTGGCAACACAAAGTTCCAGGCTGCCGTCTTCTTTGACCGCATCTCCAACCTCGCTCTAACTGGCTCTGGCGATGTTTCCTCAATCGCCTCCGACGTAATCCCTGACGTCTCTTCCGATACTTTCACTTTTAACGGCGGGAACCTTGAGACTCGCGGAGTGCGCCTCGTAGCCGAACATACTTTCTCGCGCGAACTGACCGCCCTGCTTGACTACGCGTATGGAGGCGCCGTCTCCGCTCCAGACTGGAATTCGACCGGATCCTGGACCGATCTCCGTGAAGCGCTTCGGGTTGAAGATGCGCACTCCGTTACCGCGAAGTTGAATGGCCTGATTCCGGAATCCGGCACGCGCTGGGCAGCGTCCTATAAATTCACAAGTTCCAACGCAGTGACTCCGGTCGATGTCTTTAACGCTTCTCCGGGACACGCCGATCCGTTCTTCAGTGTAGTGATTCGCCAGCCGATACCCGGGGGATCCTTCATCCCTGGGCATATCGAAGCGGTGCTTAACGTTCGTAACCTGCTGGCTCAGGGCTATCGACCCTTCCTGAGTCCCGATGGACGAACTCTTTACCTGGTGCAAGCTGCGCGGGCGGTGCGGGGTGGTCTGGCGTTCACGTTCTAG
- a CDS encoding CHAD domain-containing protein encodes MPVISKAAKDEFHSPPERLLASIANLRQQPTSKGAHFYRTSLRRFQAWNDVSHPHIDPEQQQALKFLDRLRKATGKLRDTEIHLELLENLAGVRSAEKTKLKKERKTRRKSYRKKLKSLLRDSILSSISRALRVLNAPQAQAKEPRPMIDDSTKLALQEYRAFVQQRGPLSPENLHEYRLECKRFRYTAELAGETPEGEILIAAWKGVQDVIGEWHDYLTLSEVAQEVLGDSPLHTKLLERTQKKYQESLRAVANCEQKLLIARGPVPKKEPRRARSGRSSSQAA; translated from the coding sequence ATGCCAGTGATCAGCAAAGCTGCCAAGGATGAATTCCACTCGCCACCTGAACGGTTGCTGGCTTCTATAGCGAATTTGCGGCAGCAGCCTACCTCCAAGGGCGCGCACTTTTATCGGACCAGCTTGCGGCGCTTTCAGGCTTGGAATGACGTCTCTCACCCTCACATCGACCCGGAGCAGCAACAAGCCCTCAAGTTTCTCGACAGATTGCGGAAAGCTACCGGTAAGTTGCGTGACACTGAAATCCACCTCGAACTGCTGGAGAATCTCGCCGGAGTAAGGTCCGCCGAGAAGACAAAGCTTAAGAAGGAGCGGAAGACACGTCGAAAGTCTTACCGTAAGAAGTTGAAATCGCTGCTCCGCGATTCGATTCTGAGCAGCATCTCGCGCGCTTTGCGGGTGCTCAACGCACCGCAAGCTCAAGCGAAAGAGCCCAGGCCTATGATCGACGACAGCACAAAGCTTGCCTTACAGGAGTACCGCGCATTCGTGCAGCAGCGTGGGCCTCTCTCTCCAGAGAACCTGCACGAATATCGGCTTGAGTGTAAGCGCTTTCGGTATACCGCCGAGCTTGCAGGAGAGACTCCTGAAGGAGAGATCCTCATTGCAGCCTGGAAAGGGGTTCAGGACGTTATTGGAGAATGGCACGATTACCTCACGCTGTCGGAGGTAGCACAAGAAGTTCTTGGGGACTCTCCTCTGCACACCAAGCTCTTGGAGCGAACACAGAAGAAGTATCAAGAGTCGTTGCGAGCTGTTGCCAACTGTGAGCAGAAGCTTCTCATCGCGAGAGGTCCCGTTCCGAAAAAGGAACCTAGGCGTGCACGTTCGGGCCGCAGCTCTTCCCAGGCAGCCTGA
- a CDS encoding Ppx/GppA phosphatase family protein: protein MPVFAAVDIGANSVRLKIAELTRRRFRVIHEDREVTRLGESVFRNNVLAPDAMAHTVKVLTRFYRTAQKFRVEQVRVVSTSPLRDAKNSRALIEWVKSAVGWKIEIISGLEEGRLIHLGVLSNARIENKDVLMFDLGGGSCEITISERGHIREMFSLPLGAVRLTQEFLLHDPAKTKEIARLREYIAEQVNRIAPAIRRYRVDLAIATSGTAAALAGAARAWRGRSKYSHTVSRRVATTLAHELAEKSVQERSQFPGIGPRRSEIIVAGAFVFAEMMVHYGLPSFQYSPLGLRDGLLAQMAADADIGTRQHRQLEAEREDALHSLGKRYSVDVRHATQVRDLSQQLFKSLKGIHGLPTEYAGWIAAAAMLHELGSYVNRNGRHRHTYYLIANSELFGFSPEQRHIVASIARYMGKSRPSERDRELRNLRPSTREFLDRSVILLRLARALNQGRRGIVQKLRVREVGAQVTLELRGKPGMDLEIWTAEKERGYFRDVFGRDLVVKAV, encoded by the coding sequence ATGCCCGTCTTTGCGGCAGTAGATATCGGCGCAAATTCCGTTCGACTCAAAATCGCTGAACTCACGCGGCGAAGGTTCCGCGTGATTCACGAGGACCGAGAAGTAACCCGCCTTGGCGAATCCGTATTTCGCAATAACGTGCTCGCCCCCGACGCTATGGCGCACACCGTGAAAGTCCTCACACGCTTTTATCGGACTGCGCAGAAATTTCGCGTCGAGCAGGTGCGGGTGGTGAGCACGAGCCCGTTGCGCGACGCCAAAAACTCCAGGGCGCTGATCGAATGGGTCAAGTCCGCTGTTGGCTGGAAGATCGAAATCATCTCCGGCTTGGAGGAGGGCCGGCTTATCCATCTCGGCGTGCTCTCCAACGCCCGCATCGAGAATAAAGATGTACTTATGTTCGATCTCGGCGGCGGCAGTTGCGAGATTACCATTTCCGAACGCGGGCACATTCGCGAGATGTTCAGTCTGCCTCTGGGCGCTGTGCGACTAACGCAGGAGTTTCTGTTGCACGATCCTGCAAAGACGAAAGAAATCGCGCGATTACGTGAATACATAGCAGAGCAGGTGAATCGCATTGCTCCAGCGATTCGTCGTTACCGAGTCGATCTCGCCATCGCTACCTCGGGCACAGCTGCGGCGCTGGCCGGCGCTGCTCGTGCTTGGCGGGGCAGATCCAAATACTCGCACACTGTGTCGCGTAGGGTCGCAACCACTCTCGCCCATGAGCTCGCCGAAAAATCAGTTCAGGAGCGCTCGCAATTCCCTGGAATCGGGCCTCGGAGGTCCGAGATCATTGTCGCAGGAGCTTTCGTCTTCGCGGAGATGATGGTTCACTATGGCCTACCCTCCTTCCAATATTCGCCTCTTGGACTACGGGACGGATTGCTCGCGCAGATGGCGGCAGATGCCGACATCGGAACCCGACAACATCGTCAATTAGAAGCTGAGAGAGAGGATGCGCTGCATTCCCTTGGCAAGAGGTACAGCGTCGATGTACGCCATGCGACGCAAGTTCGCGATCTCTCACAGCAACTATTTAAGTCACTGAAGGGGATTCATGGGTTACCCACCGAATATGCCGGGTGGATCGCTGCGGCGGCGATGCTGCACGAATTAGGTTCCTATGTGAATCGTAACGGGAGACACCGGCACACGTACTATCTCATCGCCAATTCAGAACTGTTTGGCTTTTCACCTGAGCAACGGCACATTGTGGCGTCGATTGCTCGCTATATGGGAAAGTCGCGGCCTAGCGAGCGGGATCGCGAGCTTCGAAACTTGCGTCCGTCAACCCGTGAATTTCTCGATCGTTCTGTCATTCTGTTGAGGCTCGCTCGCGCACTGAACCAGGGCCGCCGCGGCATCGTACAGAAGCTGCGGGTGCGCGAGGTGGGAGCGCAGGTGACGCTTGAGCTGCGCGGCAAGCCTGGAATGGATCTTGAAATATGGACCGCCGAGAAAGAACGGGGCTACTTTCGCGATGTCTTTGGGCGGGACCTCGTGGTTAAGGCGGTTTGA
- the sixA gene encoding phosphohistidine phosphatase SixA yields MILYFVRHASAGQKKLSPRKDEKRPLDAEGVHQCTQMGRILSAMEVSVDAVISSPLKRATQTASLIANEIGHEGKLNLENALRPEAKYEHFRDLLRKYSKYESVVLVGHNPNFSEFLGRMIVANGDRAYLELKKAAVAKVESEQKKSVLHWLLTQRLATACADASVAEGSNAGVLSQNGAGAAAFAEYSKGKKKKKKPPQTALTTRSRPKTSRK; encoded by the coding sequence ATGATCCTTTATTTCGTTCGTCACGCCAGTGCTGGCCAGAAGAAACTTAGTCCCAGAAAAGATGAAAAACGCCCGCTGGATGCCGAAGGCGTGCATCAATGCACGCAGATGGGCCGCATTCTATCCGCCATGGAAGTTTCCGTGGACGCTGTGATATCGAGCCCACTAAAACGCGCTACTCAGACAGCGTCGTTGATCGCAAATGAGATCGGTCACGAAGGAAAACTGAATCTGGAGAATGCACTTAGGCCGGAAGCGAAATACGAGCATTTTCGCGACCTGCTGCGCAAGTATTCCAAGTACGAATCAGTTGTGCTCGTAGGCCACAATCCAAACTTCAGCGAATTTCTCGGAAGAATGATAGTTGCAAATGGCGATCGTGCGTACCTCGAGCTCAAGAAGGCAGCTGTGGCGAAGGTAGAGTCCGAGCAGAAGAAGTCCGTTCTACATTGGCTGCTCACACAAAGGCTTGCCACGGCGTGCGCCGACGCCAGCGTCGCAGAAGGTTCAAATGCAGGGGTTCTTTCCCAAAATGGCGCAGGCGCAGCAGCATTCGCCGAGTACAGCAAAGGTAAGAAGAAGAAAAAGAAGCCGCCTCAAACCGCCTTAACCACGAGGTCCCGCCCAAAGACATCGCGAAAGTAG
- the ppk1 gene encoding polyphosphate kinase 1, with protein sequence MPPLSTDKPEYFLNREVSWLKFNQRVLEEADDENNPLLERVKFLSITASNLDEFFEVRLAGLLQRIEDGYTTPGPDGLPPEQALDLVIKQTIEFVDAQYSSWNDRLRPALAENGIRILELSELDTNAADFLNDYCEREVDPLLTPITIDPAHPFPRVVNKALCLAFLLRRRRRSSAVYMGVITVPRSLPRILRVPSSEGTHDYVFLADLVASHAAKMYRGYEIVSAAAFRVTRNSNLYLQEEESRNLLESVRTELHNRRKGDAVRLEIEASAAPEIVERLRGNFGLDEWQVFRTNGPVNLSRVSSIYEQTQRADLKFKPFVPRELHLTGKSRDIFEEIRKHDILLHHPFDSFNAVVGFIETGAEDPNVISMRQTLYRTGEESPIVQALSEAAASKEVTVVVELKARFDEASNIRWARSLEDAGVQVFHGLVGLKTHCKLTLLVRRDPDGVTRRYAHLGTGNYNAVTSRFYTDLSLFTANEEVTEAVQEVFNFLTAYADHPHYDPLLVSPVDCAERTIALIEREADHARAKRPARIIAKMNALLDKSVIQALYRASQAGVEIDLIVRGMCALRPGIRGISDRIRVRSIVGRLLEHSRIYSFANGGDEQLYLGSADWMPRNLYERVEVVFPVLDPLLEQRVRQEILESYLADTAKTRILEPSGDYVRIASRVNGRRRTAPAFNAQEFLIGLAEGNKSLAAIPPLSRPQRSRYRPRVEQL encoded by the coding sequence ATGCCGCCTCTTTCGACCGATAAACCTGAGTATTTCCTGAACCGTGAAGTCTCATGGCTCAAGTTCAATCAGCGCGTATTGGAAGAGGCTGATGACGAAAATAATCCACTTCTCGAGCGGGTGAAGTTCCTCAGCATCACGGCATCAAATCTGGACGAGTTCTTTGAAGTGCGCCTGGCTGGACTTCTGCAGCGCATTGAGGATGGTTACACGACACCCGGTCCTGACGGTTTGCCGCCCGAGCAGGCACTGGACCTGGTGATCAAGCAGACGATTGAATTTGTGGACGCGCAGTATTCGTCGTGGAACGATCGTCTGCGTCCGGCGCTTGCAGAAAATGGCATTCGCATTCTCGAACTCAGTGAGTTGGACACGAATGCTGCGGATTTTCTGAACGACTACTGTGAACGCGAAGTGGATCCGTTGCTCACTCCCATCACCATTGATCCTGCACATCCATTCCCACGTGTAGTCAATAAGGCTTTGTGTCTGGCGTTCCTTTTGCGCCGTCGTCGGCGGTCCTCGGCTGTTTACATGGGAGTGATCACGGTACCGCGGTCACTTCCGCGCATTTTGCGGGTTCCTTCCAGCGAAGGGACTCACGACTACGTATTCCTCGCCGATCTCGTCGCATCGCATGCCGCGAAGATGTATCGCGGATACGAAATCGTATCCGCGGCGGCGTTTCGCGTGACACGCAACAGCAATCTGTATCTACAGGAAGAAGAATCGCGCAATCTGCTGGAATCGGTGCGTACCGAGCTCCACAATCGGCGGAAAGGCGATGCCGTAAGACTCGAGATTGAAGCTTCTGCCGCGCCGGAAATCGTGGAGCGTCTGCGGGGGAACTTCGGACTCGATGAGTGGCAGGTATTCCGAACTAACGGGCCGGTAAACTTGTCCCGCGTCTCCAGCATTTACGAGCAGACTCAGCGCGCCGATCTCAAGTTTAAGCCGTTCGTCCCGCGGGAGCTGCATCTTACGGGCAAGTCGCGCGATATCTTCGAGGAGATCAGGAAGCACGACATCCTGCTGCATCATCCGTTCGATTCATTCAACGCCGTAGTCGGGTTTATCGAAACCGGCGCCGAGGATCCCAATGTCATTTCGATGCGCCAGACTTTGTATCGCACGGGTGAAGAATCTCCGATTGTGCAGGCTTTGAGCGAGGCGGCAGCTAGCAAGGAGGTCACCGTCGTAGTCGAGCTTAAGGCGCGCTTCGACGAAGCCTCGAACATTCGTTGGGCACGCAGTCTTGAGGACGCGGGAGTGCAGGTCTTCCATGGGTTGGTTGGACTCAAGACACATTGCAAGCTCACTCTGCTCGTCCGGCGCGATCCCGATGGCGTCACCCGCAGGTACGCACATCTGGGCACCGGCAATTACAACGCAGTTACGTCCCGCTTCTATACGGATCTGAGTCTTTTCACGGCCAACGAGGAGGTCACGGAAGCAGTACAGGAAGTATTCAATTTCCTCACTGCATACGCTGACCATCCTCATTACGATCCGCTGCTCGTTTCGCCCGTAGATTGTGCGGAACGCACAATTGCATTGATTGAGCGCGAAGCCGATCACGCCAGGGCAAAACGTCCAGCGCGAATTATCGCGAAAATGAATGCGCTGCTGGACAAGTCTGTGATTCAGGCGCTGTATCGCGCGTCGCAGGCAGGAGTGGAAATCGATCTGATCGTTCGCGGCATGTGTGCGCTGCGTCCTGGGATTCGCGGCATCAGCGACCGAATCAGAGTACGCAGCATCGTCGGACGGCTACTTGAGCACAGCCGCATTTATTCCTTTGCGAATGGCGGAGACGAACAACTTTATCTTGGCAGCGCAGACTGGATGCCGCGCAATCTTTATGAGCGAGTGGAGGTCGTTTTTCCGGTGCTGGATCCCCTGCTCGAACAACGAGTTCGGCAGGAGATTTTGGAGTCCTATCTTGCCGACACCGCGAAGACGAGGATTCTGGAACCGAGCGGCGATTACGTCCGCATTGCCTCGCGGGTAAATGGACGCCGTCGCACAGCGCCCGCCTTCAATGCTCAGGAATTCCTGATAGGATTGGCAGAAGGTAACAAGTCGTTGGCAGCAATTCCCCCGTTAAGCCGCCCTCAGCGCTCCCGTTATCGCCCAAGAGTTGAGCAGTTATGA